TAAAATAATCCTCCGGAGAGTAGCTAGCACTGCAATCGTTCGGCCACATTTTTTTCAGTGGTTAGACTATAAAAGACTTCAAGAATGTATAACAACATCCAAATCGCTGAAAAAGGTGAGAAGAGCGTATATGTAAAATAACGCATCTAGTCATAATGTAAAAATCTGCTGATCCAAAACATAACTGCCTGCACCTCACATATTTGCACTAACTAATCTCTAACTGAAGGCTTTGAATAACTACATGCCCATCTAGTCATAGATTTGAATAACTACAGGCACATCTAGTCATAGATTTGAACACAACCCAACACAAAGGCTGCCCATCCTGCCTGCACCTCACAGCAGGTTTTAGTGATTTTGATGCCCAATGCCATTGGCAAGTTTACCCATTCATAGTCTGACCCAAAAGTAAAGGCataaatatgtactccctccgttccaaaatatagtgcGTCCTCGGTTTCCGTGCTttaactttgaccataaatttaaccaacgagaccAACCGCGGCAGGAGAAAAAAATATATATTTGAAAACTTCTTTTGAATACGAATTCAGTGGTATAATTTTTTCTCCCGCCACAATCGGTCTCGTTgattaaatttatggtcaaagttgaaCCTCAAAAAGCGTGGGCGCgctatattttggaacggagggagtaggtactaATTACTACTTCAAATCAAATCAACCCACCAAACATAAGCAACAGGTTCGCCAAAGTACATCTGGGGAGAGAACATAGTTTACCATTCCTGGCATCCAGGACAAATAGATAACCATCTGCTACATAGGCCTCCAGCATCGGTAGCAGCACAAAtcatcgctcggtaaaatcagaTTATTGAGATATTCATCTATAAGCATACATAACAGCATCCATATCAAAAGTTGAGGAAACGtagttcaaaaaaaaaaactgtaACAGCATAATCGATAGTAAATGAAATAACAATAGCATCAGCCTGATCAAGTTATATTAAGAAGATTCATCGCAAAAAAAAGGAGATTTGTATTAAGAAGATGAATAATACGAATATTGACTGCTAATCAGCAATGGTCATCTGACTGCTATATATCGCAGAGTAGTCAGCAATGGTCATCTGCTACTGCAAATTAATTGATGACTGCTAACATCAAAATTTAACAGCAATATATAGCAATCGTATATTGAACTGGGAAGGACTGTAATCATATATAAGAGCATCCAAATCGTCGATAAGacaagaagagctcatcaagTGTTTAGTTCAGGAACCTGTAACATCAACACGGATGAATGCAATGGCATTACCCAATTTAACAACATCGAAATCGTTGAGAGAACTATTGAGAAGAAGCAGAGTGTAACAGGGGCACAAAAGCTTGCTTCATAAAAGAGCACGACGACTACATACAGGTGGATAAAAGAGCAAAGGCAAAATGTATTACCAGTACAAATACAGAATGACGAATTGCCAAAGAGCAGGACAACTATGAATGGTCGCCCAACAATATTAAACCATCAACATGTACGGGTGACTGATTATTATAGAAAATGCAGTACAGTAGCAGTCTTAACCAATTCTACAATTTTGTATCATTATCCATAGTACATTATCCGACAGAGAGAATAGGTATCATAAAAGAGAGATAAATCGAGCCAAACACTATTAAACTTCAGAACCGGCTGGCCAGCCGAACAACGAGCAGAAGCAACTCCCCTGTTGTTGGCTTGTTAATTCGAAGTATCAGCGTAATCTCTCAAAGAGTAGGCTAGGGTGGTTGGGATGTGTGCTGGCTCCTCTCTCCATGGCAGTCTTCACGGCTTCAACAATGCCATCATCACCCTCAACAACAATGCATTTGACACTAGTGAGGCAAGGGAGGTTCTCAATTCCAAAGCCCAAAGAGTTAGCTTCAACTATCTGAATATATTTAAGCTCGAGTCTTTCAAGCTTTGGCATGGATCCTGTCCCAAACAGCAGATCTACTGGTTCAAGACATCCGCCATAAATAAAAATCTTCAAGAGTCGGAACCCAACTTCACCACTGAATCTGAGCTTTGCGTTTGATTCTGTAGGTCCATCCAGATACAGAACGAGCAGAGTGGGTAAAGCCCCAAGGGTGCAGAGGTCGTCCTGCTTGAGCCCCTCCACAGCAAGGCGTAGCCGTTGGAGGTTTCTGAGGGAGCCCACCCATGTCGGAACCTGTGGGAAGGCCGTATAACAGATGAAAAGATCCTCGAGGGTAGGCAAGCACAAAGATTCCACATGTAAGAGGTCGCCCCAATCATTCCTAATAATCAGGGAGCGGAGATTCTTGGTGCCTAGCTTACACAGGGAGGAGACAATAGCTTTCTTGTGCTCCTCCCCAACCATATTTGTATAAGAACCAAGCTGCAGATTCCTCAAATTCTTTAATTGGCCAAGGCCACACAGGAAGTCAAATGGCTGAATGGAAGCATCCACATCTTCCAACGTCTCTAGTGCTTGCATCTTTGCAATCCCATCAGGAAATTTAACATCATGATTAACAAGTAGATGCATCAATTTTCTGAGATTAACAGTAGATGCAGGTAATTCCTTTAGATAAGTCCCTCTTAGGTCCAGCACCTCTAAGCACCCTAAACGCCCAATTTGTTCTGGGAGCTTGCTTATTCTTGTACCTTGGAGGTTCAGGTACCTCAGCTGGAACAACCTCACTATATTTTCAAGATGATCTTCTCTCAATCTGTAGAAATCCTTCAAGTCAAGAACACAAAGATGTCTAAACTCCTCCAAAGAAGGAATTAGCCCAAAACTTCTAAACACATTAAGTGCTCGGACATGAGACAACACGAGTTCTGCTGTCAGTATTGTTGAATTACTTTTGTTGACACCTTGTACACAGAGTCGACGAACAACTTTGCTTTGTGTCTCAATTTTCAAATTGGGAGGACCAAGTAAAGTAACAAAGTTCTCTTCCATGGACTTGGATATGATGAAATCAAGAATCGTGTCATGAACTCGACAACTCTTAACCTCGCCATAATCATTTGTCTCCGCGGGTTGGATCAAACCCCTATTGAGGAGGTCATTAGAACACCTTTTCCCTACATCATATGCTGTATATCTGTCTTCTTTGTGAATGAATCCTTCACCAAGCCATCTCCCTATCAGACACCGCCTCTCGATAATAGAATCTTCCAAAAATATGCTCATATACAAGAGGCAACTTTTTAGATGAGGAGGTAGGTCAAAGTAGCTCAGTGACAATATCTTCATCATTCCTTTCACAGTAGGATTTCTTTCCAGTGCATGGCCAATTGAATCTTTCACCTGATTCCATAGATCCTCTATTCTCTCTTTGTTAGCCAACAGACCAGATATAGCAATGATTACCAGAGGTAAGCCATcacattttttcaaaatttcatcagaAACCTTTTCTAGGTGTGAAGGGAACTGTTCTTTGGAGTCGAATAGTCTTCGGTGAAATAGTTCTTTTGAATGCACCGGATTAAGAGGTCTGATACTATAAATGGCACCATTGAATGATGAACAACATGATTTGGCAACATCATTTATACGAGTAGTGGTGATTATGATACTTCCAAAGCTACTCATTGGGAATGCAAACTTAATAACATTCCACGCATCCTCATCCCATATATCATCAACGACAACGAAATACCTACGCATGGATTCACATGTGACATCAGCATGATTCCAATATTAAGAGTGTACAACAAGATAGACAAATAGAAAAATAGAAAGTTGAGCACAGTGGCAAAATAACAAAAACTTCTATATAAGAAAGTTGCATCTGctaaaataattgttaaaaaggCACGCCAAGATATGTGCTTAAGTGTGCTTAGGCACTAGGCAGCAAAAGATTGCCTAGCGTTTAATCCTGCTAGGTGCGCGTTTTAGTGAAATAGGCGCTAGGCACATGCAAAATTAGAAACTTACCCCAGGTACCTTTTTGAACCTTGGTTATAATGGTATGTGCTACAGATTTAATTCATGTTTGTGCACCGATACATGCTAATTAGTTTGGCAAATTACAGAAAAGTAGGTGATGAGCAACAGTTTA
The sequence above is a segment of the Aegilops tauschii subsp. strangulata cultivar AL8/78 chromosome 6, Aet v6.0, whole genome shotgun sequence genome. Coding sequences within it:
- the LOC109775067 gene encoding disease resistance protein RGA5-like codes for the protein MEAALVSAATGVLKPVLGKLAALLGDEYKRFKGVRKEIKFLMDELDAMHAFLLKMSEDEDPDLQDKVWAAAVRELSYDMEDTIDDFMQNVDDKDAKPDGFIEKIKHSLGKLGKMKTRHRIGSEIQDMKKLVIEVADRNARYRTGVTISNSKNSAVDPRALAMFEHASKLEGIDEPKAEIIKLLTEGVSTNEQPKLVSIVGSGGMGKTTLANQVYQDLKEKFECKAFISVPRNPDIMNILRTILAEVSQGCTNTEARSIQQLLSKINDCLANKRYFVVVDDIWDEDAWNVIKFAFPMSSFGSIIITTTRINDVAKSCCSSFNGAIYSIRPLNPVHSKELFHRRLFDSKEQFPSHLEKVSDEILKKCDGLPLVIIAISGLLANKERIEDLWNQVKDSIGHALERNPTVKGMMKILSLSYFDLPPHLKSCLLYMSIFLEDSIIERRCLIGRWLGEGFIHKEDRYTAYDVGKRCSNDLLNRGLIQPAETNDYGEVKSCRVHDTILDFIISKSMEENFVTLLGPPNLKIETQSKVVRRLCVQGVNKSNSTILTAELVLSHVRALNVFRSFGLIPSLEEFRHLCVLDLKDFYRLREDHLENIVRLFQLRYLNLQGTRISKLPEQIGRLGCLEVLDLRGTYLKELPASTVNLRKLMHLLVNHDVKFPDGIAKMQALETLEDVDASIQPFDFLCGLGQLKNLRNLQLGSYTNMVGEEHKKAIVSSLCKLGTKNLRSLIIRNDWGDLLHVESLCLPTLEDLFICYTAFPQVPTWVGSLRNLQRLRLAVEGLKQDDLCTLGALPTLLVLYLDGPTESNAKLRFSGEVGFRLLKIFIYGGCLEPVDLLFGTGSMPKLERLELKYIQIVEANSLGFGIENLPCLTSVKCIVVEGDDGIVEAVKTAMERGASTHPNHPSLLFERLR